The DNA segment TTACGAGAGTATTCCTGTCCTAACTGTTTCTGTCCTTATTGAAACTTTAGCCGGGGCGACGCTTGGAATGCAGGTAGGCTTTTTAATTTCAATTCCAGTTTTCCTTATGTTGATTCCGCCTTTGAATGATTTAGGTAATGATATAGGATGTATAATTTCGTCAAGGATTGCATCGGCGCTACACTTAGGTACCATTAAGGTGAAGATTAAGAAAAGCCCCGTCCTAACTGAAAACGTGATTGCAATCTTAATTGTAGGCGCCCTTTCCTCTCTTTATCTTGGGGTCATGACATACATGTTAGCTGACTTAATAGGGGAAGCGGGGATTCCATTCGGGCTTGTTATATTTGTCAGTTTACTCGCAGGCACACTTTTGTCTGCTCTTACAATATGTTTCTCAACTTTAATCGCGTTTATTTCCTGGTACAAAGGACTTGATCCGTGTAATGTAGTTATACCGATTGTGACTAGTGTAGCTGACGTTATTGGGGTTTATTGTCTATTTCTTGCAATCAGCATCGCAACATAGTTGGGGTATGTTGTGATTTTCCACTTCATTTTTCATTCACAAAACGTTTTTGGCTTTATAATCAAAATAGTTTACATGTTGGATATGTAAATCGTCCTGAGAGGAAATCTCGCGTTTCCCTAAGGTGAATAAAGTTTGTTTAACAAGAAGATTGAAAGCATTGAATACCGGCCTTATCCCATTAAGGAATTGCTGATTCGTATGAAAGACACAGCCATGTTAGTTGTGGATTTAGCTTATGCTGCTTTGTTGTTTAAAGACAAGGATCTTGCTAATGAAGTTCTAGAACTGGAGCAGGAAGTTGACACTCTCAACTATTACTTGCAGATTAATACAATGCTTGCAGCTCGAGACGCTAAGGATGCGGAAGCCCTTCAATCCATATTGCGTATTGCCTCGCTTACCGATCGTATCTCTGACTGTGCTGGAGATATCGTTGACACGGTTCTCAAGGGTGCGGAACCTCATCCGATTATGTTAGAAGGATTAAGGAAGATGGATGAGCCTCTTGTTGTCGTAAAAGTGTCTTCTAATTCAAGGTTAAATGGGAAGAGTCTAAGTCAACTTCGTATTCGAACAAAAATGGGTGTCAATATTATAGCTATAAGACGTGAAAACAAATGGATTGTAGATCCGGATAAAACTGAAAAAATCTTTTCTGAAGATGTACTGATAGTCAGAGGAAGCTCGACGGGGGTTGAACGATTGAAGTCCATAGCGTTAGGTACAGGTGAAGAATTTGTTGAGTGAAGAAGCTCTTATATTAACAAGGAAAGCACAAGACCTTTTATGCAGTATACTAGATGAATCTGAGTTACTTATCGACTTAGCATATTCCGCCTTGATTTTTAATAGCAAGGATCTCGCTGAAGATGTTGTAGAAATGTACCGAAATGTTGACGGTATGCGCGTTAAGTTTGATGAGACAGTTTTGAAACTGGCGAAACTAGTAGAAAGTCCTGAGAAATTATGGGTGTTATTAAGAATGAGTTATAGTGCAGCTGAAATCGCAGAGGCATCCCTTATGGTAGCGGATGTTATCCTTCGTGGGCTCCCAGTGCATGACGTTCTTCAACCAATTTTTCAATTATCAGAAGAAACTTTCGTTAAGGTGACTGTTAATAAGGGTGCTAATTTGGATGGGAGGACGTTAGGAGAAGTTAGGCTTCAAGATAACACGGGAATGCGTATAGTTTGTATAAAAAGGGGAGAAAATTGGATCTACGGACCAAACCGGGACACAAAGATAATGGCAGGAGACGTGCTTTTTGCTAAAGGCCCCATTGAGGGAGAGAGTTCTTTAAAATCGTTTGCGGAACTCAAAAAGTCATAAATTATGTAAGATGTACCGTCAACTGCTCACGGCTGAGGTTTGTGAGCTTGCAAGTGAGTCATAATGTTTCATCTTGAAGTCCCCATTCATTCCATATTAGGCTGTTTCACTTTCTGCCCTTGGCTTTCATCTCGATTTTCCTTTTCCGTATGGTTTCGCTTGGAAAATCATCTAACATTTTTTCATTACATCTTCACTTAACCTTTCAATTATTTTCTTACAAAAAAGCACTGAAATTCGCCTTTACTGATAGAAATATCAGCAAGCTCCTATCGTTGAAGCAGGAAGCTCCTTTGCACTATGGAGGGGGAGTTCACCTTGCTTCTTTTTAAGTATTCTATCAGAATTTTAGTTTGGGGTTGAAACGTTTTCCAATCTGATTTTAGCAAAGCACAGTCGCGTGGTTTATCAGATCCGTAGAACACCCAACAAGTATAGCTGATTTCCAGTTCATGCATAATCTCAAGAAGATCTTTCATCCACCTGAGATTATTTTCTTCGAAGATGGGGGTTCCAAATTCGCCGACTAAAATAGGTGCGATATTGTTGGTTAAAATGGGCTCCCAATTGGATTTGATGTAGTCTCGGAGTAGTTGATAACCCAGTTCATAGTTTCCTTTTTTATAGGCATAGCTCCATTCTGCATGGGATAAGGGGTATGGATAGATATGCGGGCTGTATACGATATTGGTTTCATTTACTGGATTTGTCTGTGCTCCTGCAAGGTCCCATCCCCAGCCTACACCTTGGATAAGAATTAGGAGATTGGGGTTCACCTTATGGATAGCCTTAGCTGCCCTTTCTGCCGTGTTCTTCCATTTAACCCAATCAACGTCATGTGGTTCATTAAATAAATCAAATCCAATAACTGTAGGCTCTTCTTTATATCGCTCAGCTAAGAACAGCCACTGGCTGATCCATGCGGTTTCATTCCATGGGAAAGATTGTTGACCGCGATGGTTTGGTCTATGCATGTCAAGGATAACGTAGATATTTCGCTCTTTACACCATTGGATTTGGCGGTCAATTTTGGCCAGATAGCCTGGGTTATAAATCCACTCCATAGTGTATGGGATCCTGACTACGTTAACCCCCATCTCTTTCATTAGGTCATAATCAGATTCAACGATGTGGAACCCATCGCAGGTATATTCTAACCCCATTTTTGAGACGCCGCGAAGGTAGACAATGTTGCCGAGACTATCCTTGATGTATCTGCCTTCAGTATGCAACCACTTGGATTTAACCTCGCTAACTTGCGTTTGCAGATCAAGACAGGAGGAAGATATTACACCGAAAACCAGAATTAATGATATGCACGTGAACGTAAGTTTTATCCTAGGCTTAGACGCCAACTCTTCACCTTTGGGTTACGCGGGGAAAGCTAGTGTTTTTTATCCTCTAGAACATTTAGTTTATTTTTCAAATAAATATACTTGCCTTTGGCTGTTGAAGCATTTTATCGTATTTTAAAAAGTTTCTCGAGGCACTTCTTATGAACACCCGTGGATTTAAAATAAATGAAGGATTCCGGCTGAATAATTGGCTCTCCACAAATTCCACATCTAATCGTTACATTATTATTCTTTAGCTCAGTTTCTTTGAAACACGTGACGTGGGCAGCCCCTTCCCTGAAGAAGACCACGGGACTTTCTTGCTCGATGTGATTGCCACAAATAGCACATTTTATTCTTATCCCGGCATCCCTTTGCGCTATTATTTCGTCTATGAATTTATCGGCAACCCTTCTAACTAGGTGTTCGACTTCAGACTCGGTGGAATTGCAAATTTCCTCTATGGTCTCAGTGGCTTCTTCTGATTTTGGAAGCGTGGTCATCGTTCATACATCTGCCAATATGAAAG comes from the Candidatus Bathyarchaeota archaeon genome and includes:
- a CDS encoding potassium channel protein, whose amino-acid sequence is MFNKKIESIEYRPYPIKELLIRMKDTAMLVVDLAYAALLFKDKDLANEVLELEQEVDTLNYYLQINTMLAARDAKDAEALQSILRIASLTDRISDCAGDIVDTVLKGAEPHPIMLEGLRKMDEPLVVVKVSSNSRLNGKSLSQLRIRTKMGVNIIAIRRENKWIVDPDKTEKIFSEDVLIVRGSSTGVERLKSIALGTGEEFVE
- a CDS encoding magnesium transporter; protein product: YESIPVLTVSVLIETLAGATLGMQVGFLISIPVFLMLIPPLNDLGNDIGCIISSRIASALHLGTIKVKIKKSPVLTENVIAILIVGALSSLYLGVMTYMLADLIGEAGIPFGLVIFVSLLAGTLLSALTICFSTLIAFISWYKGLDPCNVVIPIVTSVADVIGVYCLFLAISIAT
- a CDS encoding PhoU family transcriptional regulator; protein product: MSEEALILTRKAQDLLCSILDESELLIDLAYSALIFNSKDLAEDVVEMYRNVDGMRVKFDETVLKLAKLVESPEKLWVLLRMSYSAAEIAEASLMVADVILRGLPVHDVLQPIFQLSEETFVKVTVNKGANLDGRTLGEVRLQDNTGMRIVCIKRGENWIYGPNRDTKIMAGDVLFAKGPIEGESSLKSFAELKKS
- a CDS encoding glycoside hydrolase family 5 protein produces the protein MASKPRIKLTFTCISLILVFGVISSSCLDLQTQVSEVKSKWLHTEGRYIKDSLGNIVYLRGVSKMGLEYTCDGFHIVESDYDLMKEMGVNVVRIPYTMEWIYNPGYLAKIDRQIQWCKERNIYVILDMHRPNHRGQQSFPWNETAWISQWLFLAERYKEEPTVIGFDLFNEPHDVDWVKWKNTAERAAKAIHKVNPNLLILIQGVGWGWDLAGAQTNPVNETNIVYSPHIYPYPLSHAEWSYAYKKGNYELGYQLLRDYIKSNWEPILTNNIAPILVGEFGTPIFEENNLRWMKDLLEIMHELEISYTCWVFYGSDKPRDCALLKSDWKTFQPQTKILIEYLKRSKVNSPSIVQRSFLLQR